One window from the genome of Rhizoctonia solani chromosome 15, complete sequence encodes:
- a CDS encoding Transposase family Tnp2 protein — translation MTGAPDSQTKSNDNDIAHQLAGQEFRMEEYPQINDTIGYNTYDPEGDTLDDDDRSDYSRGSWYRVATPLPSPPSPPPEHESGLSEPDDDGFQNVDAEDYREYERCTDDEEVDSIIMLAIRQFGSVTQNDYERIRYSYRHKLQLMSTQRLRTRIAALSGVEPENVDCCLKYVMHSLDSTPKRMSVRNATNPVTTTRVDLERPFSTSCHPTLRAYFNNPDFIRKMLYRFNFVRQPGEMNDFFNSSRYDKLLHTNIVIDGDDTGVPHFPGKHDIALAIMTDGVQIFDQVLPRLTRAGRSWPRTLTCRRRNELRCGILFR, via the exons ATGACAGGCGCGCCCG ATTCTCAGACTAAAAGTAATGATAACGATATTGCTCATCAACTAGCGGGTCAGGAGTTTCGCATGGAAG AATATCCACAGATCAACGACACAATTGGCTATAATACATACGACCCCGAAGGCGATACATTGGACGATGATGACCGTTCGGACTACTCGCGCGGCAGCTGGTACCGGGTCGCCACACCCCTCCCTTCTCCACCGTCGCCTCCACCCGAACATGAGAGCGGTCTCTCAGAGCCCGACGATGATGGATTCCAGAACGTTGACGCCGAGGACTATCGGGAATACGAACGATG TACTGACGATGAGGAGGTTGATAGCATCATCATGCTAGCGATCCGACAGTTTGGAAGTGTTACACAGAACGACTATGAACGAATTCGATATTCTTACCGACATAAGCTTCAACTCATGAGTACCCAACGCTTGAGGACACGTATCGCCGCTCTCTCCGGCGTTGAACCAGAGAACGTCGACTGCTGTCTCAAGTATGTCATGCATTCACTGGACAGTACGCCGAAGAGGATGTCTGTTCGAAATGCAACGAACCCCGTTACGACTACAAGGGTCGACCTCGAAAGACCTTTCAGTACCTCCTGCCACCCCACGCTCCGCGCATATTTCAACAACCCCGACTTCATTCGGAAAATGCTTTATCGATTTAATTTTGTTCGACAGCCAGGTGAAATGAATGATTTCTTTAATTCATCTCGGTACGATAAACTATTGCACACGAATATTGTCATTGACGGCGACGACACTGGAGTGCCTCACTTCCCCGGCAAACACGACATTGCACTTGCAATCATGACTGACGGCGTCCAGATCTTCGACCAGGTTCTACCGAGACTAACACGTGCTGGCCGATCATGGCCCAGAACCTTAACCTGCCGCCGGAGGAACGAGCTCAGATGCGGAATCTTATTCCGTTAG